The genomic region GATGGAGGGTATTAATAATAAAATTAAGTGAATTATGCGATTGGGTTATGGCATGACTAATTTTGATAATTTGCGTTCTCGATTACTAGCTTCCTTCTCTTGATATCAATAAAACTTATCAACCTAAGTACGGAAGAGCCGTTTATTACGGCGAACCAGCTTGGATGAACTCCCCCAGTTTTGGAATGTCCTAATCGGGCAGATGAGCTTGGTAGGAACTCGCCCACCCACCTTAGATGAAGTCAGCCAATACAGCGAACATCACTGGAGACGGTTAGATGTTAAGCCTGGACTTACCGGCGAATGGCAGGTTAGCGGACGGTCAGCGGTCAAGGATTTTGATGCTGTGGTCGAACTCGACCTGCGCTACCAGACTCTGTGGACTCCTTGGTATGACCTGGCCATTATTTTGAAAACAATTTATGTGCTTATCGCTCGTGCTGGGGCTTATTAAGTTGCTCCACAAAGCCTGGTTATTCTGGGAATTGGTGATTGAAAACACTAGCGACAACCCGCTGCGATGGGCCAATGCCAACGCAGCGGGTTGTCGCGCGATCGCATAAATCGTTCAGACAGGATACCTTTAGGGCATACTAATCTCAAGTACTCAGGGTGATTAGCCATGCTCAAAAGCTTGACTGACAAAATTGCCAAGGTAAAACTCTCTGTGGAAATAACTCCTCAATTAGCATACTCGGAAGGAGCAACGCACTGAGTTCTCTAAAATTGAGAGCTGCTCAAACACCAATTTTCACTCAAGTCATGGATTATCAACCACAAGATCGGCCTGGAACAATTGACATTCAAGCAATTCGCTTGGACGATTGCAGTGTTAGTGCTGACCGCATCCAGTGCATTGTCCGCGTTCAGCTGGAAGACTATGAAGCAGCATTGGCAGATTCCCACCGGGCCATTGAACTCGACCCGAACAATACAGGTGCCTACCACAATCGAGGTGCTGCAAACATGGGATTGGGAAACTATGAGGCAGCACTGGCAGATTACAACCGGGCAATTCAGCTCGACCCGAATAATGCGGGTGCTTATCACAACCGAGGTGCTGCCAACATGAGGTTGCAAGAGTATGAGATAGCACTGGCAGATTACAACCGAGCAATTCAGCTAGACCCGAATAATGCCGTAGCTTACAACAGCAGGGGGGCTGTCCTATATTACTTAGGCCAAAACCAGGGCAATCTCGCCAAGAGTGCCCAAGACGCGATCGCAGATTACAATGAGGCGATTCGCATCAATCCCAAGTATGCCTCCGCGTATAACAATCGCGGCAATGTTCTAGCTCTACTCGGAGACCGTGAAAGTGCGATCGCAGATTACAACCAAGTCATAGAGATCGATCCCAACGATACCCAAGCCTACTACAACCGAGGTACTATACGCTATCGACTGGGAGAGCAAGCAGGTGCTAGAGCAGATTTTTCCCAAGCGATTGAAATCAATCCCTACTATGCCGAAGCCTACAACAACCGAGGTATTCTTTGGGCAGAAATGACAGATTGCCAGGAAGCGATCGCAGATTATAACAAAGCGATTGCCATCAATCCATACTATGCCGATGCCTACTATAACCGGGCTTTATGCCGCTGCGCCTTTGAAGATTATCCCGCCATCATTGCCGATTTTCAGAAAGCGGCGCAACTCTATGAAGAACAAGGAATAACTGATGATTACCAAATGGCACTCGATAACATCAGCAAATTGCAGCACCTAAAATGACAACCATAGCAGGAGTAAATATTGTCGCCAATGAAGGCAATACCGCACCAAATCTGACGATTATGGTGCGGTCAAAGCTCAATTGACCGAACAAATTCTAGATTAAAGAATGCCGATTTTAGATTTTTATGATTCGTGGATCGTCCCTTCTGGCATAAATCTAAAATCGGTTGATTATTTCATCTCGACGGGAACCTTGAGGTCTGACGAAAGTTTACCGTCTGGTTTAATTTGTTCGCCTTCAATGAACGAACGCAACATCCAAGCGATTTGCTCGTGCTGCTCCATCAGTCCAGTCAGGAAATCGGCAGTACCTTGGTCGTGGAAATCTTCACCGCATCGATCGATATGATCGCGCATATTGCGGATAACCAGCTCGTGATCTGCCACTAGGTTTTCTACCATGCCCTCTGCATTGGGGAGAGATCCAGCATCTTCTTTGATAGTGGCGTATTTCAGGAAGCCTTCGGCAGTACCGATGGGGTAGCCACCCAAGGTACGAACCCGCTCCGCCATCGCATCAATGTTTACCGTCAAAGCGTTGTAATGTTCTTCCCACATTTGGTGCAGCGAACGGAATTGCGGCCCCACTACATCCCAGTGGTATTTCTTGGTTTTGATCAACAGGAGATAGGCATCGGACAAGTCGCGATTCAACAAATCGATGACACCTTGACGTTGCTCTTGCGATAAACCTATATTTAACGGGCGCATCCTTTAAGACTCCTTAGTTTTACACTTTTCCAGTAAACCAAATTTATATCCGCTCCTTCATCAGCCAAATGAGAGAATTCAAATCTATATCTAGTCAATCCTTAGAAAGTTTCAGGCCCTTAGAAACCCGGTTTCTTTGAGAAACCGGGTTTCTGGGAGTTCAGTTTATTTACGCCCACCTACTTAATCTGTTCTACAGATGTATTTTGTAGTTAATAAATCTGCTGCAAGGCATCCAACTAAAGACAGAGTTATGTAAAATATTTACCTTAAGGAATAGCGTCCGCTCACCTACTTGAGTTTTGGCTCTAGAATTTATGAATAGCGATCGCACAATTAAATCCATGACAGAAATTGAATTTGCCATCGAAGGAGAGAATGGAGCTAAAGGTTCTCTTTACTCTAGCGACCAGTATCTGTGGCTGGAGGATACGCTGGCGCGACTTAAGGCGCGAGATTTTAATGGATTGGATGTCCAACATTTGATTGAGGAGATCGAAATCTTGGCGGGCAGAGATAGAGCAGAGATCGAAAGTCGGCTAGGCATATTATTGGCGCATCTGCTCAAACGGCTTTATGCCAACAGTACATCTGACAATCGGGGATGGGAAGTCACGATTCGAGAACAACGCCGCCAGTTAAGAATTGCACTCAAACAATCTCCCAGTTTGAAACGGTATTTCGCAGAAGTGTTCGATGAAGCATGGCAGGATGCTCTAGCTGAAGTCCGCGAAGATTATCCTAATGTCCAGTTTCCCGATTCGTGGCAGCTTAGCCGCGATAACGATGTCTTGCTAACTGAGAAGTTTTGGGAGTAGCTGATTATTTGCTGGCTAATTTCTGGACAAATGCGGCGTGTTCGGGAGATTGTACCCCCGCTTGTAAAACCGCCAACACGCCCGACATATTCCCAGATAATAACTCTGCAACTGCTAACCACAACCCCGGAAAGACTCGACTCCGCACAATCCCATCGGAATCGGCGAGTAAATCCAGATATTCACCCTTTTCTAGATACAGCCAGCTAATTTTGCGATCGAGGACTTGCCAAACAATATATTCCTTTACACCATTACGGCGATAAGCTTGCTTTTTGGCATGAAGGTCGATCGCGACACTGCTAGCCGCAATTTCAACGATTAACTCTGGTGCGCCTTCGACATAATCATCGTCACTCAGTTGCGCTTGACCGCCTGCTTCAGGAAGTATGAGCAGAACAACATCTGGTTGAGGTTCATTGTCGATATCGAGCCGTACAGTTGGAGCATCTCCTACAGCAACGCCGGGTGTCATGGCTTCGTAAGTTCCTAGCCATACGATCGTCCAACTGTGGGGTTGACCGTGGCTCTTAAAGCGCAGTGCAGCGGGCATATAGACAATTCCTTCGATCAGTTCGGCTTTTTTCAGGTTTGGTATAGCATTGTAGCGGCGCTCAAATTCGTAACGGTTCAAGCGATCGCCATTTTCTAGGAAGGGAATTGTCAAACCTGGGGAAGGTGTTTTAACCATAGCTGCTGTAGTGAGGGTAAACATAAGCTCATCCTACCGAATCGGGTCGGGCTTGGTGCAATTGGGCGATCGTATCGCAATAATTTCTGGGCGTACCGATATCCAAAAAATCGCCCTCCACTTCATAAGCAAGACCTCCATCTGTGCTTATCCAGCGGCGCAGAGAAGCTGATAAATCCAGTTCCCCCTGATGCTGTTCCCTAACAGTTTGGAGGTATTCCATAAAATGACCTGGAAGCAAGTAGATACCGAAGATGCAGAAGTATTCGCTCATGTGACTTCCGGGGATGCGGAGAGTCGCTTGCGCCAAGCTTGGCGAAGGTTTCTCGCGCATATCGGTCAACTCAAAAACAGAAGATCGATCGGGCATTATACGGACTCCCACCACACCTAGTTGGCCGATCTCGCTTTCGTCGCGCCTAGTGACACCCAACACACCTTTGCCGAATTGGGCTCCAATATCGAGTACCTGACGCACGCAAGGAACGGTGGAGCTAGACTTGTAAAGATGATCGCCCAAAAGTAATACAAAAGGCTCGTCACCCACAACTTCCCGACATTGAAGCACTGCATCGCCAAAACCCCTTGCTTCTAGCTGATAGACATAGCGCAAGTGTTCCGAAAGCGGTTTAAGCTCGTTCCAAGCATCAAAAATCCGTTGGCCAGAAACGCCTTCCAGAATACCTGCTGGCGGTTCGTCGAAGTATCTGCGAATTAATTCACCGTCGCGGGGAGATACGATTAGCACTACTTCATCTACACCTCCAGCTAAAGCTTCCCGCACAATCCAATCTACTGCCGGACGCAGGGAACCATCTTGTCCCGGAACTGGCAATAAAGCCTTGGGGATAACTTTTGTGGCCGGGTAGAGGCGGGAAGCAAGACCAGCTAACGGTATAACAGCGCGTGTTGGTTTCATTTTTTGTTATTGGTCAGTCGTCAGTTGTCAGTGGTCAGTCGTCAGTGGTCAGTCGTCAGTTGTCAGTGGTCAGTCGTCAGTTGTCAGTTGTCAGTCGTCAGTGGTCAGTCGTCATTTGACTTCCGCGTAGCGGCACTAGGACGGTTTGAGCGTTAAACTCAAGCACGGCAAACCCAAATCGTTTTCGACGATCGCTTTAGCAAGCAGCCGTTGTTCTGGCCCACGAATAAGCAGTTGCGCTGTTCCGTCCCCTTGGGAACCTACGCCTTTGCCACCCCAGATTAACTCTTGCAGAGGGGGGTACTCAAGTAGGCGGTGTAGGTTGGGCGATCGCAATTGGGAGGGACAGGCGGGTGCGACGAGGCGATCGAATATCTCCTGCGCTTCCACCATTAACTCACCGACTCGGCGTACATCTCCAGAAATTAACGCTTCACGAGCTTGGTAAACTATTTGTTGGTTTAAAGGGCCAAGGGCGCGACGAATTCCTGCGGCGATCGCACCTTCTGTGTTAGTAAATTGGTTATTCAAATCGCGCAAGATCGTAACGGTGTCTTTGTTTCCGTGTAAATCCACAATTAAATAGTAAAACGCGCTACCCAAAGGAATCGTTTCTATTGCTAAATCTTCACCATCGAAGGTGAGAAACGTTGGCACTTGACCGTAGGCACAAATTTGATCCATGCGACCGCAGCGCGAAGGGGTAAGGGTTTCGCCACGGTAAGCTAATTCCATTTCGTCGCGTTTGTCAAGACCCAACTTATATAACTCATTGCACGCCCTAGCCACTAAAACGCAAACTGCTGCTGATGAAGATAGACCCTTTTTGAGTGGCAAATTCATGCGATCGCACTTTATTTCTAATCCTGGAATTGAGTAGCTTTGCAAAACTTCGTGCAAAGTACCCGCAACATAGCTCCAAAAACCGTCAGTTTGTGCTAATAAAAGAAGTTCTGCGGAGTCTGGAGGAATACAAAGCGGTTCTACATTAGGAAGATGAGAGCTAACTATTATAATTCCATCTCGTTTGCGGACGCGGGCGTAAATTCCCTGATTTGTACCAACAGCAATGCAGTAGCCCGGTGTAGCTGCAAAGCGACTAATTGAGCCAGCCCAGTCGGAATGTTCGCCAAACAGGCAAAGTCGTCCGGGAACAAATAAATTTAGCCATTCGGAGTCATTAGTCATTTGTCGTTAGTCATTTGTCGATCTGATACCAACTTGCGTTCTATGATGTCATTAGACCTCTCCAAAAAAGAATGTAGAGACGTTGCATGCAACGTCTCTACAAGGGTTACAGGTAACGCACCTTTAATTTCTGGAGAGGTCTATTGGAGAACGGTAGCGTTGGCGAAGCCTGTGCGTAAGCGCTTATAATTTACACCAGATGCTTCACTTCACTATGCCACAATAAAAATATAAACTTAGAGGTCGCACTATGACAGTAACAATGCCAAAAATCTTGCCTCTGGAAAATGGCGATTGTCTCACTCGCGCTGAATTTGAGCAACGCTACGAAGCAATGCCTCATCTGAAAAAAGCTGAATTAATCGAAGGAGTTGTTTATATGGGATCGCCAGTCCGAGTTATTCACGGCAGACCTCACGCTAGCATTATGACTTGGCTGGGTACTTACTGGGTTGCTACGCCTGGGGTTACGCTAGCTGACAACACCACAGTACGCCTCGATCCAGATAACGAACCACAACCCGATGCACTGTTGCGAATTGAAGTTGGCGGACAGTCAACGATTAGCGAAGATGGTTATGTTCAAGGTGCTACTGAATTCATTGCTGAAATAGCAGCAAGTAGTGCTTCTTATGACTTGCGAGATAAATTAAGAGTTTACCGTCGCAACCAAGTACAAGAATATTTAGTTTGGCAAGTTTACGATCGAAAAGTTGATTGGTTTCGCTTCAGAGAAG from Argonema galeatum A003/A1 harbors:
- a CDS encoding tetratricopeptide repeat protein; translation: MRAAQTPIFTQVMDYQPQDRPGTIDIQAIRLDDCSVSADRIQCIVRVQLEDYEAALADSHRAIELDPNNTGAYHNRGAANMGLGNYEAALADYNRAIQLDPNNAGAYHNRGAANMRLQEYEIALADYNRAIQLDPNNAVAYNSRGAVLYYLGQNQGNLAKSAQDAIADYNEAIRINPKYASAYNNRGNVLALLGDRESAIADYNQVIEIDPNDTQAYYNRGTIRYRLGEQAGARADFSQAIEINPYYAEAYNNRGILWAEMTDCQEAIADYNKAIAINPYYADAYYNRALCRCAFEDYPAIIADFQKAAQLYEEQGITDDYQMALDNISKLQHLK
- a CDS encoding Dps family protein, with the protein product MRPLNIGLSQEQRQGVIDLLNRDLSDAYLLLIKTKKYHWDVVGPQFRSLHQMWEEHYNALTVNIDAMAERVRTLGGYPIGTAEGFLKYATIKEDAGSLPNAEGMVENLVADHELVIRNMRDHIDRCGEDFHDQGTADFLTGLMEQHEQIAWMLRSFIEGEQIKPDGKLSSDLKVPVEMK
- a CDS encoding DUF29 domain-containing protein; its protein translation is MALEFMNSDRTIKSMTEIEFAIEGENGAKGSLYSSDQYLWLEDTLARLKARDFNGLDVQHLIEEIEILAGRDRAEIESRLGILLAHLLKRLYANSTSDNRGWEVTIREQRRQLRIALKQSPSLKRYFAEVFDEAWQDALAEVREDYPNVQFPDSWQLSRDNDVLLTEKFWE
- a CDS encoding Uma2 family endonuclease yields the protein MFTLTTAAMVKTPSPGLTIPFLENGDRLNRYEFERRYNAIPNLKKAELIEGIVYMPAALRFKSHGQPHSWTIVWLGTYEAMTPGVAVGDAPTVRLDIDNEPQPDVVLLILPEAGGQAQLSDDDYVEGAPELIVEIAASSVAIDLHAKKQAYRRNGVKEYIVWQVLDRKISWLYLEKGEYLDLLADSDGIVRSRVFPGLWLAVAELLSGNMSGVLAVLQAGVQSPEHAAFVQKLASK
- a CDS encoding sugar phosphate nucleotidyltransferase; translated protein: MKPTRAVIPLAGLASRLYPATKVIPKALLPVPGQDGSLRPAVDWIVREALAGGVDEVVLIVSPRDGELIRRYFDEPPAGILEGVSGQRIFDAWNELKPLSEHLRYVYQLEARGFGDAVLQCREVVGDEPFVLLLGDHLYKSSSTVPCVRQVLDIGAQFGKGVLGVTRRDESEIGQLGVVGVRIMPDRSSVFELTDMREKPSPSLAQATLRIPGSHMSEYFCIFGIYLLPGHFMEYLQTVREQHQGELDLSASLRRWISTDGGLAYEVEGDFLDIGTPRNYCDTIAQLHQARPDSVG
- a CDS encoding mevalonate kinase, translated to MTNDSEWLNLFVPGRLCLFGEHSDWAGSISRFAATPGYCIAVGTNQGIYARVRKRDGIIIVSSHLPNVEPLCIPPDSAELLLLAQTDGFWSYVAGTLHEVLQSYSIPGLEIKCDRMNLPLKKGLSSSAAVCVLVARACNELYKLGLDKRDEMELAYRGETLTPSRCGRMDQICAYGQVPTFLTFDGEDLAIETIPLGSAFYYLIVDLHGNKDTVTILRDLNNQFTNTEGAIAAGIRRALGPLNQQIVYQAREALISGDVRRVGELMVEAQEIFDRLVAPACPSQLRSPNLHRLLEYPPLQELIWGGKGVGSQGDGTAQLLIRGPEQRLLAKAIVENDLGLPCLSLTLKPS
- a CDS encoding Uma2 family endonuclease — protein: MTVTMPKILPLENGDCLTRAEFEQRYEAMPHLKKAELIEGVVYMGSPVRVIHGRPHASIMTWLGTYWVATPGVTLADNTTVRLDPDNEPQPDALLRIEVGGQSTISEDGYVQGATEFIAEIAASSASYDLRDKLRVYRRNQVQEYLVWQVYDRKVDWFRFREGQYIALVADETVIIRSEVFPGLGLSVPALLAGNLAEVQSALQIGLTTPEHQAFIEELKKRE